In a genomic window of Thioalkalivibrio sp. XN279:
- a CDS encoding PhoX family phosphatase: MHDHDNGVSNPSKNRPFRDVLEVSMSRRKMMMGSLATAATAYVASSSVALAAKGGLKGPNAGKGGSELIGFKPVTLEAANVVDSGKMPLISPDYEYQTLISWGEKLYPSAPVTPYEGDPNTRPTGVEQELLIGIGHDGMTFFPKGGKSNTEGMLAINHEFGNNFHVLGKGTPATLNEVRASQHAHGVSVVALQKIDGTWQQVDSPNARRIHVNTPVEFSGPVAGHELLKTPKGNPTLGTVNNCSNGETPWGTYLTCEENFNGYFGAAGEWVATPRQARYGFSRNGFGYGWHLFDERFDLSNPDYANEENRFGWVVEIDPNDGTQTPVKRTALGRFKHEGAEVTVGRGGRMVVYMGDDERFDYIYKFVSDDNWKSMRARGLHPLDHGKLYVAKFNDDGTGNWLELTIKHPALAASFKDQAEVLTFARLAADVLGATPMDRPEWASVAPNGDVYCTLTNNSRRTVPDAANPLAPNNDGHIIRWRDDDQHVGTSFVWDIFLIAETTHRTEQSFSDPDGIWVDPDGRVFIQTDGGQKDGLRNQMLVADAEGKEIRRLFVGLNGDEITGIAYTPDRRTMFINTQHPGNGNPELTNFPANPGTGKIPRDTTFVITKKDGGIIGS; encoded by the coding sequence ATGCACGACCACGATAACGGAGTTTCCAACCCCTCGAAGAACCGCCCCTTCCGGGACGTCCTCGAGGTCAGCATGTCCCGGCGCAAGATGATGATGGGCAGCCTGGCCACCGCCGCCACCGCCTACGTCGCCTCGTCTTCCGTAGCCCTTGCCGCCAAGGGCGGACTGAAGGGCCCGAACGCCGGCAAGGGCGGCAGTGAGCTGATCGGCTTCAAGCCTGTCACGCTCGAAGCCGCCAACGTCGTGGATTCCGGCAAGATGCCACTGATCTCGCCGGACTACGAGTACCAGACCCTGATTTCCTGGGGCGAGAAGCTTTACCCCAGCGCGCCGGTGACGCCGTACGAGGGCGACCCGAACACGCGCCCGACCGGGGTGGAACAGGAGTTGCTGATCGGCATCGGCCACGACGGCATGACCTTCTTCCCCAAGGGCGGCAAGAGCAACACCGAGGGCATGCTCGCCATCAACCACGAGTTCGGCAACAACTTCCATGTGCTTGGCAAGGGCACGCCGGCAACCCTCAACGAGGTGCGCGCCTCGCAGCACGCTCACGGCGTCTCCGTGGTCGCACTGCAGAAGATCGACGGCACCTGGCAGCAGGTCGACAGTCCGAACGCCCGCCGCATCCACGTCAATACCCCGGTGGAGTTCAGCGGCCCCGTCGCCGGCCACGAGCTGCTCAAGACGCCCAAGGGCAACCCCACGCTCGGCACGGTCAACAACTGTTCCAACGGGGAGACGCCCTGGGGCACCTACCTCACGTGCGAAGAGAACTTCAACGGCTACTTCGGCGCTGCCGGGGAGTGGGTGGCCACGCCGCGGCAGGCCCGCTACGGCTTCAGCCGCAACGGCTTCGGCTACGGCTGGCATCTCTTCGACGAGCGTTTCGACCTGTCCAACCCTGACTACGCGAACGAGGAAAACCGCTTCGGCTGGGTGGTCGAGATCGATCCCAACGACGGCACCCAGACGCCGGTGAAGCGCACCGCCCTGGGCCGGTTCAAGCACGAGGGCGCCGAGGTGACCGTCGGTCGCGGCGGCCGCATGGTGGTGTACATGGGCGACGACGAGCGCTTCGATTACATCTACAAGTTCGTCTCCGACGACAACTGGAAGTCGATGCGCGCTCGCGGCCTGCACCCGCTGGACCACGGCAAGCTCTACGTCGCGAAGTTCAACGACGACGGCACCGGCAACTGGCTCGAGTTGACCATCAAGCACCCGGCGCTGGCGGCGAGCTTCAAGGACCAGGCCGAGGTGCTGACCTTCGCGCGTCTCGCAGCCGACGTCCTTGGTGCGACCCCGATGGATCGGCCGGAGTGGGCCAGCGTGGCGCCGAACGGCGATGTGTACTGCACGCTGACCAACAACAGCCGCCGCACCGTGCCCGACGCCGCCAACCCGCTGGCGCCGAACAACGACGGCCACATCATCCGCTGGCGCGACGACGACCAACACGTCGGCACGAGCTTCGTCTGGGACATTTTCCTGATCGCCGAGACCACCCACCGCACGGAGCAGTCCTTCTCCGACCCGGACGGCATCTGGGTCGACCCGGACGGCCGCGTGTTCATCCAGACGGACGGCGGCCAGAAGGACGGCCTGCGCAACCAGATGCTGGTGGCCGATGCTGAGGGCAAGGAGATTCGCCGCCTGTTCGTCGGCCTCAACGGCGACGAGATCACCGGCATCGCTTACACGCCTGACCGCCGCACCATGTTCATCAACACCCAGCATCCGGGCAACGGAAATCCCGAGTTGACCAACTTCCCGGCCAATCCGGGCACCGGCAAGATCCCGCGCGACACGACCTTCGTCATCACGAAGAAGGACGGCGGAATCATCGGCTCGTAA
- a CDS encoding cytochrome c, giving the protein MRMNLLLTALTLAIAWPLAGGAEEAHDHAAAPPAQGVAALSQPLREALSAEMQAVQAGMIGVIPALAAGNWDEIAAIGTRIRDSYIMRQSLTPAQLEELHEALPPDFQALDARFHQDAAMLIHVAEAKKPELVGYYVGRMMEACVACHSRHATEKFPALAAQAGAEQHAH; this is encoded by the coding sequence ATGCGCATGAACTTACTGCTCACCGCCCTTACCCTCGCCATCGCCTGGCCCCTGGCCGGCGGGGCCGAGGAAGCCCATGACCATGCCGCCGCGCCGCCCGCGCAGGGCGTGGCGGCGCTGTCGCAACCGTTGCGCGAGGCCCTCAGCGCGGAAATGCAGGCCGTCCAGGCCGGCATGATCGGGGTGATCCCGGCCCTCGCAGCGGGCAACTGGGACGAGATTGCCGCCATCGGCACGCGGATCCGCGACAGTTACATCATGCGGCAGTCGCTGACACCGGCCCAGCTCGAGGAGCTGCACGAAGCGTTGCCGCCTGACTTCCAGGCCCTCGATGCGCGCTTCCACCAGGATGCGGCCATGCTGATCCACGTGGCCGAGGCAAAGAAACCCGAGCTGGTGGGCTACTACGTCGGGCGCATGATGGAAGCCTGCGTCGCCTGTCACTCGCGGCACGCGACGGAGAAGTTCCCCGCGCTCGCCGCCCAGGCCGGGGCTGAACAGCACGCCCACTGA
- a CDS encoding 3'-5' exonuclease, which translates to MLLFFDVETTGLPTRRHATYREVDAWPRIVSISWALAAGPGEVAAHRSAIIRPDGFTIPWGAEQVHGISTATALQFGRPLNDVLRDLAEDVEMHLPFRLVAHNMDFDRNVLFSELVRAGRMPPSPELLRTLGALPTVCTMLSSVNVCRLPGRYGDYKWPRLDELHRHLFGEGFPGAHDAAADVMACVRCYFALRGQE; encoded by the coding sequence ATGCTGCTCTTTTTCGACGTCGAGACCACCGGCCTGCCCACCCGGCGCCACGCCACCTACCGCGAGGTCGATGCCTGGCCGCGCATCGTGTCCATCAGCTGGGCGCTGGCCGCCGGGCCGGGCGAGGTCGCGGCACATCGCAGCGCCATCATCCGCCCCGACGGCTTCACCATCCCCTGGGGCGCGGAGCAGGTGCACGGCATCAGCACGGCGACGGCGCTGCAGTTCGGTCGCCCGCTCAACGACGTGCTGCGCGACCTGGCCGAGGATGTCGAGATGCACCTGCCGTTCCGGCTGGTGGCGCACAACATGGACTTCGACCGCAATGTGCTGTTCTCGGAACTGGTGCGCGCCGGGCGGATGCCGCCGTCGCCCGAGTTGCTGCGGACGCTCGGGGCGCTGCCGACGGTGTGCACCATGCTGTCCTCCGTCAACGTGTGCCGCCTGCCGGGGCGCTACGGCGACTACAAGTGGCCGCGGCTGGATGAGCTGCACCGGCACCTGTTCGGCGAGGGCTTCCCCGGTGCGCACGATGCGGCGGCCGACGTCATGGCCTGCGTGCGCTGTTATTTCGCGCTGCGCGGGCAAGAGTGA